DNA from Bacteroides zoogleoformans:
GAAGCCCTTCATGCCGTAACCGATGAAGTGGAGCAGTTCTTGAACCGGAACGAAGACAAACGTGCGGTGGAGTGCATTCAGGACGAGGTGGAGCGCAGTTTGATGGAACACGGCTTCTATGCCGAGGCCAAAAGCTACATACTTTATCGCTGGCAGCGCACCGAACGGAGGAAAGCCCTCACGCAGATTGTCAATGGAACAAAAGACGAGGCCATAGTCGATGTGCTGAAAGAGATACAAAACGACTTTCCGGGAAGTGAATACAGCCTGAACGTCTTGGCCGAGAAGTTCGCAGGCTTCTGCAAGCCCGACATGGCGGCCGAAGAACGGCTGGCGATGCTCATCAAGGCTGCCGTGGAACTCACCACGCAGGAAGCTCCCGACTGGGAGTTTATCGCCGCCCGGCTGCTCAACTTCCGTATGACGAAAGAACTGAAAGTGCAGACGGAGAAAGCGGATGTCCAATCCTACTACGACAAACTATGCTATCTCACGGACGAGGCTTTGTACGGCAGCTATATACTCAATGCCTATTCGAGGCAAGAGATAGAAATGGCCTTCGGCTTTATCCGTCCCGAACGCGACAAGCTCTTCAACTATTCGGGGCTGGACTTGCTCTATAAGCGATACCTCATCCGCACACGCTCGGCGGAGCTGATGGAGTCGGTGCAGGAAATGTTTCTGGGCATCGCCTTGCATCTGGCCCTGCCCGAAAAGCACGACCGGTTGCAGTGGGTGAAGAAATTCTACGATATGCTGAGCCTGCTGGAAGTGACCATGGCAACGCCCACCCTTTCCAATGCCCGGAAGCCCTACCATCAGCTCTCCAGTTGCTTTATCGATACCGTGCCCGACAGCCTCGAAGGCATATACCGCAGCATCGACAACTTTGCCACCGTAAGCAAGTTCGGCGGCGGCATGGGCATGTACTTCGGCAAGGTGCGCGCCACGGGTGGAAACATCCGGGGCTTCAAAGGCGTGGCCGGAGGTGTCATCCGCTGGATGAAGCTGGTGAACGACACTGCCGTGGCCGTCGACCAATTGGGAATGCGGCAGGGTGCCGTGGCCGTCTACCTCGATGTTTGGCACAAAGACCTGCCCGAATTCTTGCAGCTCCGCACCAACAACGGAGACGACCGCATGAAGGCGCACGACATTTTTCCCGCCGTGTGCTATCCCGACCTCTTCTGGCAGATGGCGAAAGAAGACCTGAACAACCAATGGCACCTGTTCTGCCCCAATGAAATCATGACCGTGAAAGGCTATTGCCTCGAAGATTATTACGGAGAAGAGTGGGAGCGGAGGTATCGGGACTGCGTGAACGACCCGCGCCTATCCCGCCGCAGCATGAGCCTGAAAGACATCGTGAGGCTGATACTCCGTTCCGCCGTGGAGACAGGCACACCCTTTACTTTTAACCGTGATACGGTGAACCGGGCCAACCCCAATCCCCATAAAGGCATCATCTACTGCTCCAACCTCTGCACGGAGATAGCGCAGAACATGTCGGCCATCGAATCCGTCTCTACCGATATCCGGACGACGGATGGCGATACGGTGGTGGTGAAGACGGTCCGCCCCGGCGACTTTGTGGTCTGCAACCTTGCCAGCCTCTCGTTGGGGCACTTGCCTTTGGAGGATGAGGAGCGCATGCAGGAAAAGGTGGCAACCGTGGTCCGGGCATTGGACAACGTCATCGACTTGAACTTCTACCCGTTGCCTTTCGCGCAAATCACGAACCACCGCTACCGCAGCATCGGTCTGGGCGTCAGCGGCTATCACCATGCGCTCGCCCTGCGCGGCATCCGTTGGGAGAGCGAAGAACATCTCCGCTTCATGGATAAGGTGTTCGAGCGCATCAACTATGCCGCCATCCGTGCCAGCATGGAGCTGGCCAAGGAGAAAGGAAAGTACGCCTGTTTTGAAGGAAGCGACTGGCAGACGGGCAGCTACTTCGTCAAGCGCGGATACGATTCGCCCCAATGGAGGCAACTGGCGGCGTCCGTTGCCACAGAGGGGATGCGGAACGCTTATCTTCTGGCCGTTGCCCCCACCAGCAGCACCGGCATCATTGCCGGAACCACGGCGGGCATCGACCCGGTGATGAAACGTTTCTTCCTCGAAGAGAAAAAAGGAGCCATGCTTCCGCGGGTGGCGCCCGGCCTCTCCGACAAAACCTATTGGCTCTACAAAGACGCCTATCTGCTGGAACAATCGTGGAGCGTGCGTGCTGCGGGCATCCGCCAACGGCATATAGACCAGGCGCAAAGCATGAACCTGTACATCACCAACGAATTCACCATGCGCCAACTTTTGAATCTCTATCTGCTGGCTTGGGAGTGCGGAGTGAAGACCGTATATTACGTCCGCAGCAAGTCCTTGGAAGTAGAAGAATGTGAAAGTTGTGCATCCTAACCAAAACGAACGATTATGGAAATAAAAAAACTGAAAAAGAACGCTCTTTTTAATCCCGAAGGCGATATCGAACTCCGCTTCAGGAAAATGATTGGCGGCAATACGACCAATCTGAACGACTTCAACAACATGCGCTACAAGTGGGTGAGCGACTGGTACCGGCAGGCCATGAACAACTTCTGGATACCCGAAGAAATCAATCTCACTCAAGACATAAAGGATTATCCCCATCTGGAGAAAGCCGAACGCACGGCCTACGACAAGATTCTGAGTTTCCTTGTTTTCCTCGACTCGCTTCAAAGCAACAACCTGCCTACCATAAGCGAATACATCACGGCAAACGAAGTGAATCTCTGTCTGCACATACAAGCCTTTCAGGAGTGCGTACACAGCCAGAGCTACAGCTATATGCTCGACTCTATTTGCAGTCCGGAAGAACGTAACGACATCCTCTATCAATGGAAAACGGATGAACATCTGCTGAAGCGAAACACGTTTATCGGCAATTGTTACAATGATTTTCAGAATAGTCAGGACGGTTTCACGCTGATGAAGACGCTGATTGCCAACTACATCCTCGAAGGCATTTACTTTTATAGCGGCTTCATGTTCTTCTATAACCTGAGCCGCAACGGCAAGATGTCGGGCTCGGCCCAAGAGATACGCTATATCAACCGCGACGAGAACACCCATCTGTGGCTGTTCCGCAACATCATCTTGGAACTGAAGAAAGAAGAACCCGAACTCTTCACTCCCGATAAGATAGGCGTGTACGAAAGCATGATGCGCGAAGGCGTGAGGCAGGAGATAGAGTGGGGGCAATACGTCATAGGCGACGACATACAGGGACTCAACAAGCAGATGCTGGAGGAATATATCTTTTATCTCGGCAACCTGCGTTGGCACAGCTTGGGCTTCGGCTTCTTGTACGAAGACCATCGCAAGGAGCCTGAGAGCATGCGCTGGGTGTCGCAATACTCCAATGCCAATATGGTGAAGACCGACTTTTTTGAAGCTAAAAGCACGACCTATGCCAAGAGTACTGCTTTAGAGGATGATTTGTGATTCTTGTTGCCTCTCCCCCGTCAGTTCCTTTACTACTTATAGTTGGTGTAAAAAATGAAATCAAAACTTGCAAACAGAAAAAAGCACGATGACATGAAGATGCAGTAGTCCGTTGCAACAGCATCTTCATGGCGTAAAAATAAAAGTCGTGGAGAATTTGATATAAATCAATTGGTTTTAGCCCGGAAGTTAACTACTTTGTAGTATATTTCTTAAGACTATATCATGAAAAGATTAATCCTTTCTCTTTTTGCTCTCTGCATGCTCTTGGGGGCAAAGGCGCAGTTCTCCGCTTTGAGGGCGCAAAGTAAGGTCGTGACCGACAGTATCTATAGCAAGGTGTTGGGTGCGAACCGGCAGTTTACCATCTATCTTCCTAAGAGTTATGACACAGATGCTACAAGAAAGTATCCCATACTTTACTTGTTGCATGGCATGATGGGCGTCAACACCAGCTGGTTCACCGATCAACGGGTGAAGGATGTAATGGATCAGCTGGTGGCTTCCGGCGAGGCCCGTGAAATGATCATCGTCTCTCCCAATGCCGGAGGCAATATCTATGCAGGTGTATGGAACGGCTATTTCAACATGCCGAGGTGGGCGTATGAAGACTTCTTCTACAAAGAGTTCCTCCCGTATATCGAGAAGACGTACCGGGTGGCGCGCGATAAACAGCACCGTGCCATCGCAGGCCTTTCGATGGGTGGAGGTGGAGCGACAAGCTATGCGCAACGCTATCCGGACATGTATTGCGCCGCTTATGCGATGAGTGCCTTGATGAATATTCCGGTGGGTTCGGAGAATCCGTCACCTAATCCGGACGACAAGATGAGCCTGTTGACGAAGTCGGTGATGGAGCATAGTTGCGTGAAGTATGTAGAAGAGGCTGACGATGCACGTAAAAAGCAGTTGCGCTCCGTACAGTGGTTTGTGGATTGTGGTGACGATGATTTCCTGCTCGACCGCAACATCGAGTTCTTCCAAGCCATGCGCAAGGCACAGATACCTTGTCAGTTCCGTGTACGCGATGGCGGACACATTTCCGAGTATTGGCATTCGGCACTCTACATTTGCCTGCCTTTTGTCTCCCGCTGTTTTGGAAAATAGAAGAGACGGGCTGCTTTGCCTGACCAATTGGTGTAGTGACACACTATAAACACATAATATTTAAAAATATAACGATTAAATAGTGCATAATGAAAAGATTTTCTCTTTTATCAGCCTTGTTGCTGATGTGTGCGATGACTTTTGCACAGCAAGCTCTCTGGGGAGGCGCCCCGGTTGTCTCACCGGAGATACACGACGACAACACCGTTACGTTTCGTCTGAAAGCGCCGAAAGCGGTGAAAGTACAAATCACCGGCGATTTTCTGCTCACACAGAAAATCAAGACACCTTTCGGAGAGTTTGATGGCCCGGGTGTGGCCGATTTGAAAGAAGGTAAGGACGGTATATGGGAATTTACCACTCCCGAACCTCTGAAGCCGGAGCTTTACAGCTACTCCTTTATCGTAAATGATTTGAAGATGATGGACCCGGGCAACGTCTACATGATTCGCGACGTGGCTTCCGTAACCAATGTATTCATCATCGGTGGAGAACGCGCCGATTTGTATAAAGTGAACAAAGTGCCTCACGGAACAGTAAGCCGTATGTGGTACAATAGCCCTACATTGGGTATGGAACGCCGACTGACTGTTTACACTCCTGCCGGTTATGAAACAAGCGGCAAGCGTTATCCCGTATTCTACCTGCTTCACGGCATGGGAGGCGACGAAGAGGCTTGGATTGCACTTGGACGTACCGCACAAATTCTCGACAACCTGATTGCTCAGGGCAAGGCCAAACCGATGATTGTCGTGATGACCAATGGAAATGCCGTACAGGAAGCCGCACCGGGCGAATCGTCTTTGGGCTTTGTCGCTCCTGACATGCAGTTACCCAAAACGATGGAAGGTTCGTTTGAGACCGCTTTCCCCGATGTGGTGAAGTTCATCGACAAGAATTTCCGTACTGCTGCCAACAAGAAGAACCGGGCCATTGCCGGATTGTCCATGGGAGGTTTTCACTCCATGCACATTTCCAAGCAATATCCCGACATGTTCGATTATATAGGCCTATTCTCTGCGGCCATCATGCCCAATAAAGATGCCAAGTCGCCAGTGTACGAAGACATGGAGGCCAAGCTGAAGGTTCAGTTCTCCAAGAAGCCGGCTCTCTACTGGATTGCCATCGGCAAGACCGACTTCCTGTACAAGGCCAATGAAGACTATCGCAAACTGCTGGACGAGAAAGGCTGTAACTATTCCTATTATGAGACCGGAGAAGGACATATCTGGAAGAACTGGCGTATCTACTTGACGGAGTTTGTACCGCAGTTATTCAAATAACCCTTTTAATAAACTTATATCATGAAGAAACACTTTATAAACTCCTGATAGGTGCTTCTTCGCGCGACATCAAAACGGATCTGAGTGCCGATGTGGCTGCCTTGACACAGAAAACAAACAGATTGCTGAAGTTGAAAGAATCCATCGCCACCCTGAAAAAATAACAAAACCGACCCTAAAAAGCATCCTGCCATACCCTTCGGTGTGGCAGGATGTCGCTATATTTGCAAACATCAAACCAATATTATAACCATGAAAAAGAAATTAATCTTATCATTAGCCCTATCCGGCTTAGTACTGACTTCCGCGGCGCAGACCACCGTTAAGCCTGCCATCCCGAGAGATGAGAAGATAGAAAGGCAGATTGAAACACTGCTGAAGAAGATGACATTGGACGAGAAAGTGGGGCAGATGTGCGAACTCACCATCGACGTGTTGCAGAAGCAAGCCAACCCTTTCGCAGGCATTGACCCGAAAGACATCACGCCCGACCGACTGAAAGAAATTGTCCGCCGGTATAAGCTCGAGAAAGAGTTCAAGATAGGCAAGGAAATGCCGGAGCAGGATGTCATGATGAAACTCTACATGCGCATTCAGGAGATAGAAGGCGCCAAAGGCTTCCAATTGGACGAAGCAAAGCTCGACTCCGTGATTGGAAAATACAAAGTCGGATCCATCCTGAATGTGCCCTCCGGTGTGGCGCAGAGCGTGGCGAAGTGGCAGGAAATCATCAAGCGCATTCAGGAGAAGTCTATGCAGGTGATGGGCATTCCTTGTATATACGGTGTCGATCAGATACATGGAACCACCTACACGCTGGGCGGAACGCTCTTCCCCCAAGGCGTCAACATGGGAGCCACCTTCAATCGCCCGTTAACGCGCGAAGGCGCACGCATCTCCGCTTACGAGACAAAGGCGGGAAGCATCCCTTGGACGTACGCTCCGGTGACCGACCTCGGGCGCGATCCTCGCTGGCCGCGCATGTGGGAAAACTATGGAGAAGACGCCTACCTGAATGCCGAGATGGGGCGCGAGTCCGTCATCGGTTTTCAAGGAGACAACCCCAACCTGATTGGAGTAGACCGTGTGGCCGCCTGTATGAAGCACTTCATGGGCTATGGCGTTCCCGTATCGGGCAAAGACCGCACACCCTCATCGATCACTCTGCAGGACATGCGCGAGAAACATTTTGCCCCTTATCTCGAAATGGTAAGAAACGGAGCACTCTCCGTCATGGTGAATTCCGCCATGAACAACGGTCTGCCCTTCCATGCCAACTACGAGCTGCTGACCAAGTGGCTGAAGGAAGATCTCGATTGGGACGGCCTGATTGTGACCGACTGGGCCGACATCGACAACCTCTGGAAGCGCGACCACATAGCCAAAGACAAGAAAGAAGCCATCAAGCTTGCCATCAATGCCGGTATTGACATGTCCATGGACCCTTACGATTGGAACTTCTGTCCGCTGCTCAAGCAACTGGTGCAAGAGGGTGAAGTGCCCATGAGCCGCATCGATGATGCCGTGCGCCGCGTGCTGCGTATGAAGCTCCGCCTCAACCTGTTCGAGAAGCCTTATTATGATTCGAAGGACTTCCCCCTGTTCGGCAGTGCCGAGCATGCCGCCGCCGCATTGCAGGCAGCCGAAGAATCGTTGGTGCTTCTGAAGAATGCGGACGGCATTCTGCCCTTGAGCAAAGGCCGAAAGCTGCTGATTACAGGCCCTAACGCCAACTCTATGCGCTGCCTCAACGGTGGCTGGTCTTACTCTTGGCAGGGTGACAAGGCCGATGAACATGCTGCGGCCTACAATACGATTCTCGAAGCTTTCACCCATAAGTTCGGCGCCGATAATATCATCTACGAAGCCGGTGTCACCTATAAGCAGGGAGGTAACTGGTGGGAAGAAAATGCTCCCAAGATAGAGAAAGCAGTGGCTGCCGCCGCCGGTGCCGACTGCATCGTTGCCTGCATCGGAGAGAATTCTTACTGCGAAACGCCCGGCAACCTGACGAACCTTGCGCTCTCTCAGCATCAGCTTGACTTAGTGAAGGCGCTTGCCAAGACCGGAAAACCCATCATTCTGATTCTGAACCAAGGCCGTCCTCGCCTGATAGCCGACATCGAGCCTTTGGCCAAAGCCGTTGTCAACACCATGCTCCCGGGCAACTACGGTGGCGACGCATTAGCCAACCTCGTGGCAGGCGACGCTAACTTCAGCGGAAAACAGCCTTTTACCTATCCCAAGGAAATCAACTCGTTGATTACGTACGACTACAAGCCCTGCGAGCACATCGGCCGGCAGATGGAGGGCGCTTATAACTACGACGCGCAGGTTTCCGTGCAGTGGCCTTTCGGCTACGGGTTGAGCTACACCTCTTTTGCATACAGCAACTTGAAAGTGGACAAGCCAAACTTCACGGCCGACGACGTACTGACCTTCACCGTTGATGTGAAGAATACCGGTAACCGCATTGGTAAGGAAAGCGTTCTGCTGTTCAGCAGTGACCTTGTGGCTTCACTCACCCCCGACATCCGCCGTCTTCGCGCTTTCGAGAAGGTGGAGCTGAAGCCGGGCGAGACAAAGACCGTGACCCTGAAAGTGAAAGCCTCCGACCTTGCCTTTGTGGGTTATGACGGCAAGTGGATTCTGGAGAAAGGCGATTTCCGCATACAGGCAGGCGACCGCATCCTGAATGTGGCTTGCACGGACACCAAGAAGTGGGAAACGCCGAACAAATAAGAAGGTAAGTAGCTGGCGTATATCGTAGTGCCAAGCGCAAATAACGCGAAGGGTGCGGTTCAAGAAAAAGAACCACATCCTTCGCTTTTTTGTACCATAGGGTTTAAGTGTGCTCACTTTGTTTCACTGGCGAGGCATCCCATCTCGTCAATACTCATTCGCTTGCCATCGGGTAGGGTGACTGTGATCTCATACTTATGGCTGATGGCCTCTACGCTGACATGGCTGCCCAGAGGCAGTGCGTTTAGTTCCTCCTTTGTCAGACCGAAAGCTTCGATGGTGGCGTGATAGCGACCGTGCTTGGCGTATTCTTCCTCTTGTGCGTAGAACAGCATCCACAGGAAGCGCTCCACGGGATAGGTGTCCGGGTAGCGGAAAGCCTCGGGAGCGGCACTGCCTGCGGTGAGGCCGGAGAGGTAGACGTAACCCCAACGTTCGGGCATGTGCATGGCTACTTGACCCGTAGGTCCCCACGTCCAGTTGTCTTCGGGCAGGAACTTGCCGTCGGCTCCTTGCTTGCGGCGATAGCGGCCGTCCTTGTCCGTGACGTGTTGCCACTGCACGCGCGAGAAACCGATGCGCAGGTAGCGGCCCGCTTGCAGGCAGTTGTCGAACTCTGCGGCGATGGCTTCGCGGGGGATGGCCATCTCCACGCTCCAACCGCGGTCGGTGTCGCCCGGGCGGTTCAGACTGCCGTCTACGTGCGTGGCTATCCGAAAGCCGGGGCAGTTCCACTGGAACTGCACGTGTGGGCGGCGGGGTGCGCGGTAGGGCTTCTCCAGAAAGAGGTCGAACACGGTACAGAGGGCGTTGGCTTCGATTTCATAGTAGTGGTGCCCGTCTCCATCCGGGTCAATGAACACCTCGAAATCGTTGTTGTAGTAAACGATGGTGTCGCGCTGCCTCAGATCGGCCCATACATCGGGCTCTTGCAGCTCGGCGGCGATGTATAGGTAGCGGTCGTCCCAAAGCATCCTTGCCTGCGTGCGGAGCCGTGGGGTGGGATATCCCTCTCCGCTGATGTCCGTAAAACGGGTGATGAGAGGGGCATGCTGCCATACCGCTTCATCGGGGATGCCGTCGATGCAGATCGTATCGGTGGTGCGCAGACATACGTAGCCTTCGGGTTGTGTCAGGAATCTGCCGTATCGCTCGGTCAGCGGTTGTGCCGTGACAGAGATTATTGTGGCTGTCAATAAAAGGCAGTATGATAAGAAGAGTTTTTTCATTATGAAAAAAGAGTTTGGTTAAGAATAAGGATAAACCGCGTCATCCGTTTCATCTGCGTCTGAGAAATCAGTTCACCGAAATCACCTGCCCTTCGCCTCGATAGAGTTTGATAGGGCCATCGAGCAATACGGCAATGACGGTAATCTGCTCGTCCAAGCACTCTTCGGGCACGTCGATGTAGACGATGCCGGGAACGGAACTCCAATACAGCTTGTTGTACACCTTATGGTTCAGCATGCTGCCGTTGCCCACCACCCATGTACGGTGCACGGTGTTGGCGATGCCTTTCAGCTCGATGGGGCCGTTAGGACGATTGGGCAGATAAAGGTAAAGGATGTTTCCTTCGCGGTTCAGTGTGGTATATCCTCCGTGGAAATGCTCGGCCGGGATGCCCGCACGGGTTTCGTAGATGGCCTCTTTGTGCTTGGATGTCCAACGTCCGAATTCTTTCAGTATCTCCACTTGCCGGGGCGGAATGGTTCCGTCGGCTTTGGGACCGATGTCCAGCAGCATGTTTCCTCCCATGCTGAGGCAGTCCACGAAGGAGCGCAGCAACATCTGCGGGGTCTTGTAGTTGGTGTCGGTGGGTTGGTAGCCCCAAGAGTCGTTCATGGTGTAGCACAGTTCCCAATACTTCTCTTTGGGACGTACCACGGGTACGCCCTGCTCGGGAGTGGCATAGTCGCCGTAACCCTGTATGCGCGAATTGATGATGACATCCGGATTGGGTGTTCGCAGCAGCTCTACGATGCCTTTGGAGTTCCAGTCTTCGGCAGACTGTTCCCAATCGCCGTCGAACCAATAGAGG
Protein-coding regions in this window:
- a CDS encoding ribonucleoside-diphosphate reductase subunit alpha, which encodes MQIVKRNGTVESYNREKIAIAIRKSFVGTGKDITDEALHAVTDEVEQFLNRNEDKRAVECIQDEVERSLMEHGFYAEAKSYILYRWQRTERRKALTQIVNGTKDEAIVDVLKEIQNDFPGSEYSLNVLAEKFAGFCKPDMAAEERLAMLIKAAVELTTQEAPDWEFIAARLLNFRMTKELKVQTEKADVQSYYDKLCYLTDEALYGSYILNAYSRQEIEMAFGFIRPERDKLFNYSGLDLLYKRYLIRTRSAELMESVQEMFLGIALHLALPEKHDRLQWVKKFYDMLSLLEVTMATPTLSNARKPYHQLSSCFIDTVPDSLEGIYRSIDNFATVSKFGGGMGMYFGKVRATGGNIRGFKGVAGGVIRWMKLVNDTAVAVDQLGMRQGAVAVYLDVWHKDLPEFLQLRTNNGDDRMKAHDIFPAVCYPDLFWQMAKEDLNNQWHLFCPNEIMTVKGYCLEDYYGEEWERRYRDCVNDPRLSRRSMSLKDIVRLILRSAVETGTPFTFNRDTVNRANPNPHKGIIYCSNLCTEIAQNMSAIESVSTDIRTTDGDTVVVKTVRPGDFVVCNLASLSLGHLPLEDEERMQEKVATVVRALDNVIDLNFYPLPFAQITNHRYRSIGLGVSGYHHALALRGIRWESEEHLRFMDKVFERINYAAIRASMELAKEKGKYACFEGSDWQTGSYFVKRGYDSPQWRQLAASVATEGMRNAYLLAVAPTSSTGIIAGTTAGIDPVMKRFFLEEKKGAMLPRVAPGLSDKTYWLYKDAYLLEQSWSVRAAGIRQRHIDQAQSMNLYITNEFTMRQLLNLYLLAWECGVKTVYYVRSKSLEVEECESCAS
- a CDS encoding esterase; the encoded protein is MKRFSLLSALLLMCAMTFAQQALWGGAPVVSPEIHDDNTVTFRLKAPKAVKVQITGDFLLTQKIKTPFGEFDGPGVADLKEGKDGIWEFTTPEPLKPELYSYSFIVNDLKMMDPGNVYMIRDVASVTNVFIIGGERADLYKVNKVPHGTVSRMWYNSPTLGMERRLTVYTPAGYETSGKRYPVFYLLHGMGGDEEAWIALGRTAQILDNLIAQGKAKPMIVVMTNGNAVQEAAPGESSLGFVAPDMQLPKTMEGSFETAFPDVVKFIDKNFRTAANKKNRAIAGLSMGGFHSMHISKQYPDMFDYIGLFSAAIMPNKDAKSPVYEDMEAKLKVQFSKKPALYWIAIGKTDFLYKANEDYRKLLDEKGCNYSYYETGEGHIWKNWRIYLTEFVPQLFK
- a CDS encoding glycoside hydrolase family 3 N-terminal domain-containing protein — protein: MKKKLILSLALSGLVLTSAAQTTVKPAIPRDEKIERQIETLLKKMTLDEKVGQMCELTIDVLQKQANPFAGIDPKDITPDRLKEIVRRYKLEKEFKIGKEMPEQDVMMKLYMRIQEIEGAKGFQLDEAKLDSVIGKYKVGSILNVPSGVAQSVAKWQEIIKRIQEKSMQVMGIPCIYGVDQIHGTTYTLGGTLFPQGVNMGATFNRPLTREGARISAYETKAGSIPWTYAPVTDLGRDPRWPRMWENYGEDAYLNAEMGRESVIGFQGDNPNLIGVDRVAACMKHFMGYGVPVSGKDRTPSSITLQDMREKHFAPYLEMVRNGALSVMVNSAMNNGLPFHANYELLTKWLKEDLDWDGLIVTDWADIDNLWKRDHIAKDKKEAIKLAINAGIDMSMDPYDWNFCPLLKQLVQEGEVPMSRIDDAVRRVLRMKLRLNLFEKPYYDSKDFPLFGSAEHAAAALQAAEESLVLLKNADGILPLSKGRKLLITGPNANSMRCLNGGWSYSWQGDKADEHAAAYNTILEAFTHKFGADNIIYEAGVTYKQGGNWWEENAPKIEKAVAAAAGADCIVACIGENSYCETPGNLTNLALSQHQLDLVKALAKTGKPIILILNQGRPRLIADIEPLAKAVVNTMLPGNYGGDALANLVAGDANFSGKQPFTYPKEINSLITYDYKPCEHIGRQMEGAYNYDAQVSVQWPFGYGLSYTSFAYSNLKVDKPNFTADDVLTFTVDVKNTGNRIGKESVLLFSSDLVASLTPDIRRLRAFEKVELKPGETKTVTLKVKASDLAFVGYDGKWILEKGDFRIQAGDRILNVACTDTKKWETPNK
- a CDS encoding alpha-L-fucosidase, translated to MGGSVSAQPRPTEEKDEAYHRRMEWFDKAKLGIFIHWGIYAVGGVSESWSFYNDYLPYEEYMKQQGGFKAEKYKPEEWVKLIKESGAKYTVITTKHHDGFALWDTKAGQLSAKKTSAAKRDLLTPFTDEVHRQGLRLGLYYSLLDWSRDDYPNKTKTTKRYDIKDDPVRWQSFCTFNFAQLKELNSAYKPDLYWFDGDWEQSAEDWNSKGIVELLRTPNPDVIINSRIQGYGDYATPEQGVPVVRPKEKYWELCYTMNDSWGYQPTDTNYKTPQMLLRSFVDCLSMGGNMLLDIGPKADGTIPPRQVEILKEFGRWTSKHKEAIYETRAGIPAEHFHGGYTTLNREGNILYLYLPNRPNGPIELKGIANTVHRTWVVGNGSMLNHKVYNKLYWSSVPGIVYIDVPEECLDEQITVIAVLLDGPIKLYRGEGQVISVN
- a CDS encoding carbohydrate-binding family 9-like protein — its product is MKKLFLSYCLLLTATIISVTAQPLTERYGRFLTQPEGYVCLRTTDTICIDGIPDEAVWQHAPLITRFTDISGEGYPTPRLRTQARMLWDDRYLYIAAELQEPDVWADLRQRDTIVYYNNDFEVFIDPDGDGHHYYEIEANALCTVFDLFLEKPYRAPRRPHVQFQWNCPGFRIATHVDGSLNRPGDTDRGWSVEMAIPREAIAAEFDNCLQAGRYLRIGFSRVQWQHVTDKDGRYRRKQGADGKFLPEDNWTWGPTGQVAMHMPERWGYVYLSGLTAGSAAPEAFRYPDTYPVERFLWMLFYAQEEEYAKHGRYHATIEAFGLTKEELNALPLGSHVSVEAISHKYEITVTLPDGKRMSIDEMGCLASETK
- a CDS encoding alpha/beta hydrolase, giving the protein MKRLILSLFALCMLLGAKAQFSALRAQSKVVTDSIYSKVLGANRQFTIYLPKSYDTDATRKYPILYLLHGMMGVNTSWFTDQRVKDVMDQLVASGEAREMIIVSPNAGGNIYAGVWNGYFNMPRWAYEDFFYKEFLPYIEKTYRVARDKQHRAIAGLSMGGGGATSYAQRYPDMYCAAYAMSALMNIPVGSENPSPNPDDKMSLLTKSVMEHSCVKYVEEADDARKKQLRSVQWFVDCGDDDFLLDRNIEFFQAMRKAQIPCQFRVRDGGHISEYWHSALYICLPFVSRCFGK
- a CDS encoding ribonucleotide-diphosphate reductase subunit beta, with the translated sequence MEIKKLKKNALFNPEGDIELRFRKMIGGNTTNLNDFNNMRYKWVSDWYRQAMNNFWIPEEINLTQDIKDYPHLEKAERTAYDKILSFLVFLDSLQSNNLPTISEYITANEVNLCLHIQAFQECVHSQSYSYMLDSICSPEERNDILYQWKTDEHLLKRNTFIGNCYNDFQNSQDGFTLMKTLIANYILEGIYFYSGFMFFYNLSRNGKMSGSAQEIRYINRDENTHLWLFRNIILELKKEEPELFTPDKIGVYESMMREGVRQEIEWGQYVIGDDIQGLNKQMLEEYIFYLGNLRWHSLGFGFLYEDHRKEPESMRWVSQYSNANMVKTDFFEAKSTTYAKSTALEDDL